A window of Ipomoea triloba cultivar NCNSP0323 chromosome 2, ASM357664v1 contains these coding sequences:
- the LOC116010223 gene encoding calmodulin-binding protein 60 A-like isoform X1, protein MSSVMQSEELANFGSLAQTGGSDDGGLLNIANLERVIEVLVIRTINRVLEPTMADLFRRVVRKELEEAQLKLMGSFKGNPENENHTSNPIPRCLKLKFLQTVSDLVLTGKEIKGEGGCVLKVALLDDLTEEVIETGSEASAEIEIVALQRELDDAVEDNWTSQVFNESIITVNRANKSLLQGNVRLKLNKGIGILQNFKFRQCSGWTSNCKYMLGARVVGGASSGTVVKEAKTKSFTVKDSRAQLYKKHEFPDLSDDVWRLKNIDRKGKIYDRLKREQVETVEKFLVRLLSDSEHLKEILHMPPKCWTETVSHARRCKIDERLYCYADSQDTRVVFDLFGEVLGLVLQGQYRRTEVLSPDDKDNALKLKESACRHWNDIVRYSDEKEFIQQLNPSDSMDMECHNDREVINESSYCPREATCLSIGRSGQDFGSMSPINEDFSYYPIHSPSWSSWGMSNNFMLGHAPFELVDNQQSYGNSSTSIPPLDGSLTEGHALKHALKRLRMVFLKVHALKRLRMVYRKEHALKHWRMAFSVVKSSKRKGGEPLGLPNIHAQKRLKIF, encoded by the exons ATGTCCAGCGTTATGCAGTCGGAGGAACTCGCGAACTTTGGATCACTGGCACAAACCGGCGGCTCAGATGATGGTGGACTTTTGAATATAGCTAA TCTAGAAAGGGTTATTGAAGTGTTGGTGATTCGCACCATTAACCGCGTTTTGGAGCCGACCATGGCGGACTTGTTCCGTAGAGTT GTAAGAAAGGAACTTGAGGAGGCACAGTTGAAGCTTATGGGTAGTTTTAAAGG GAATCCAGAGAATGAAAATCACACTTCCAATCCAATTCCAAGGTGCCTGAAGCTAAAGTTCCTGCAAACAGTTTCTGATCTTGTCCTCACAGGCAAGGAAATCAAGGGTGAAGGAGGCTGTGTTCTAAAGGTGGCTTTACTCGATGACCTTACTGAAGAGGTCATTGAAACTGGGAGTGAGGCCTCTGCCGAGATAGAAATTGTTGCTCTTCAAAGGGAGTTGGATGATGCTGTCGAAGATAACTGGACATCTCAAGTGTTCAACGAATCTATCATAACAGTGAATCGTGCTAACAAATCTCTTCTTCAAGGAAACGTGCGCTTGAAGCTGAATAAAGGCATTGGAATTTTGCAAAACTTTAAGTTCAGGCAGTGCTCAGGTTGGACGAGCAACTGCAAGTACATGCTGGGAGCAAGAGTTGTTGGCGGTGCATCCAGTGGAACCGTAGTAAAAGAAGCAAAAACGAAATCCTTCACAGTGAAGGATAGCCGTGCCCAAT TGTACAAGAAGCATGAGTTCCCAGATTTATCTGATGATGTATGGCgattaaaaaatattgacaGAAAGGGCAAAATTTATGATCGCTTAAAGAGGGAACAAGTTGAAACTGTTGAGAAGTTCCTTGTTCGACTCCTCAGTGACTCTGAGCACCTTAAAGAA ATACTTCACATGCCACCAAAATGTTGGACGGAGACGGTGAGCCATGCTCGAAGATGCAAAATTGATGAAAGGTTGTATTGCTATGCTGATTCTCAAGATACCCGGGTGGTTTTTGACCTTTTTGGAGAAGTGCTTGGACTTGTTCTGCAAGGCCAGTACAGAAGAACAGAAGTGTTATCCCCGGATGATAAG GATAATGCTCTCAAGTTGAAGGAATCTGCATGCAGACACTGGAACGATATAGTCAGATACAGTGATGAGAAAGAATTCATTCAACAACTGAACCCTTCAGATTCTATGGACATGGAGTGTCATAATGATAGGGAAGTAATAAATGAAAGTAGTTACTGTCCACGCGAAGCCACTTGTCTGAGCATTGGACGTAGTGGGCAAGATTTTGGTTCAATGAGCCCTATTAATGAAGATTTCTCTTATTATCCAATTCATAGTCCTTCTTGGAGCAGTTGGGGGATGTCGAACAACTTCATGCTTGGACACGCCCCTTTTGAGTTAGTTGATAATCAGCAAAGTTATGGAAACAGTTCCACGTCCATACCCCCACTGGATGGTTCTTTAACAGAAGGGCACGCACTGAAGCACGCACTGAAGCGTTTGAGAATGGTGTTTCTTAAAGTGCATGCACTGAAGCGTTTAAGAATGGTGTACCGTAAAGAGCATGCATTGAAGCATTGGAGAATGGCGTTCAGTGTTGTGAAGTCGTCTAAAAGAAAAGGAGGTGAACCTTTGGGATTGCCAAATATTCATGCTCAGAAGAGGCTAAAAATCTTTTGA
- the LOC116010223 gene encoding calmodulin-binding protein 60 A-like isoform X2 — translation MSSVMQSEELANFGSLAQTGGSDDGGLLNIANLERVIEVLVIRTINRVLEPTMADLFRRVVRKELEEAQLKLMGSFKGNPENENHTSNPIPRCLKLKFLQTVSDLVLTGKEIKGEGGCVLKVALLDDLTEEVIETGSEASAEIEIVALQRELDDAVEDNWTSQVFNESIITVNRANKSLLQGNVRLKLNKGIGILQNFKFRQCSGWTSNCKYMLGARVVGGASSGTVVKEAKTKSFTVKDSRAQLYKKHEFPDLSDDVWRLKNIDRKGKIYDRLKREQVETVEKFLVRLLSDSEHLKEILHMPPKCWTETVSHARRCKIDERLYCYADSQDTRVVFDLFGEVLGLVLQGQYRRTEVLSPDDKYRIMLSS, via the exons ATGTCCAGCGTTATGCAGTCGGAGGAACTCGCGAACTTTGGATCACTGGCACAAACCGGCGGCTCAGATGATGGTGGACTTTTGAATATAGCTAA TCTAGAAAGGGTTATTGAAGTGTTGGTGATTCGCACCATTAACCGCGTTTTGGAGCCGACCATGGCGGACTTGTTCCGTAGAGTT GTAAGAAAGGAACTTGAGGAGGCACAGTTGAAGCTTATGGGTAGTTTTAAAGG GAATCCAGAGAATGAAAATCACACTTCCAATCCAATTCCAAGGTGCCTGAAGCTAAAGTTCCTGCAAACAGTTTCTGATCTTGTCCTCACAGGCAAGGAAATCAAGGGTGAAGGAGGCTGTGTTCTAAAGGTGGCTTTACTCGATGACCTTACTGAAGAGGTCATTGAAACTGGGAGTGAGGCCTCTGCCGAGATAGAAATTGTTGCTCTTCAAAGGGAGTTGGATGATGCTGTCGAAGATAACTGGACATCTCAAGTGTTCAACGAATCTATCATAACAGTGAATCGTGCTAACAAATCTCTTCTTCAAGGAAACGTGCGCTTGAAGCTGAATAAAGGCATTGGAATTTTGCAAAACTTTAAGTTCAGGCAGTGCTCAGGTTGGACGAGCAACTGCAAGTACATGCTGGGAGCAAGAGTTGTTGGCGGTGCATCCAGTGGAACCGTAGTAAAAGAAGCAAAAACGAAATCCTTCACAGTGAAGGATAGCCGTGCCCAAT TGTACAAGAAGCATGAGTTCCCAGATTTATCTGATGATGTATGGCgattaaaaaatattgacaGAAAGGGCAAAATTTATGATCGCTTAAAGAGGGAACAAGTTGAAACTGTTGAGAAGTTCCTTGTTCGACTCCTCAGTGACTCTGAGCACCTTAAAGAA ATACTTCACATGCCACCAAAATGTTGGACGGAGACGGTGAGCCATGCTCGAAGATGCAAAATTGATGAAAGGTTGTATTGCTATGCTGATTCTCAAGATACCCGGGTGGTTTTTGACCTTTTTGGAGAAGTGCTTGGACTTGTTCTGCAAGGCCAGTACAGAAGAACAGAAGTGTTATCCCCGGATGATAAG TACAGGATAATGCTCTCAAGTTGA
- the LOC116010224 gene encoding uncharacterized protein At5g50100, chloroplastic has protein sequence MALRLGVGRQAGALLSVTPRTRFRSHAALGFGFLPLHSPIPTIHYLPESRFSVRATSGTTVGAVAPKKENEDQSSKNWKIKMLYDGECPLCMREVDMLRERNTSYGTIKFVDISSDEYLPEDNQGLDYKTVMGRIHAILSDGTVVTDIEAFRKLYEAVDLGWVYAITKYEPVATIADAVYGVWAKYRLQITGRPPLEEVLEARRKKEELCKDSKSCKM, from the exons ATGGCTCTGAGGTTGGGTGTTGGAAGGCAAGCAGGCGCTCTTCTCTCTGTTACACCAAGAACCAGATTTAGATCTCATGCTGCCCTTGGCTTTGGGTTTCTTCCTCTTCACTCCCCAATCCCAACAATCCATTATCTTCCTG AATCAAGATTTTCAGTTAGGGCTACAAGTGGAACAACTGTGGGTGCTGTGGCTCCCAAGAAGGAGAATGAAGATCAATCTTCAAAGAATTGGAAAATTAAGATGCTCTATGATGGGGAGTGCCCCCTTTGTATGCGTGAG GTTGATATGCTTAGAGAGAGAAACACAAGTTATGGAACAATCAAATTTGTTGATATAAGCTCAGATGAATACCTCCCAGAGGATAATCAAGGCCTTGATTATAAAACA GTTATGGGAAGAATACATGCGATTTTATCTGACGGCACTGTTGTTACAGATATTGAG GCATTTAGAAAACTCTATGAAGCAGTTGATTTAGGATGGGTCTACGCAATTACCAAATACGAGCCT GTTGCAACCATTGCAGATGCTGTTTATGGCGTTTGGGCTAAATATCGCCTTCAAATTACAG GTCGACCACCTCTAGAGGAAGTTTTGGAGGCGCGGAGGAAGAAG GAGGAACTATGTAAGGACAGCAAGAGCTGCAAGATGTAA
- the LOC116003728 gene encoding succinate dehydrogenase subunit 7A, mitochondrial-like, whose protein sequence is MAFSVGKSALSQLRLYSQKADDSSSVAPRRGLHIEPGAREKALLADDSSLRRFKSNTKSVRTLKRVGDVLTVVVVAGCCYEIYVKAVMREEARKKASGST, encoded by the exons ATGGCGTTCTCCGTCGGCAAATCGGCTCTCTCTCAGCTCCGACTTTACTCACAG AAGGCTGATGATTCATCATCGGTGGCACCTAGACGTGGATTGCATATCGAACCTGGTGCTCGCGAGAAGGCT CTACTAGCAGACGACTCGTCACTGAGACGCTTTAAATCAAATACAAAGAGTGTACGAACCCTCAAGAGGGTGGGAGATGTTCTCACTGTTGTTGTTGTAGCAG GATGTTGTTATGAAATTTATGTGAAAGCCGTTATGAGGGAAGAAGCTAGGAAGAAGGCAAGTGGAAGCACCTAG
- the LOC116005650 gene encoding LIM domain-containing protein WLIM1-like, with product MATFAGTTQKCKACEKTVYLVDQLRADNKVYHKACFRCFHCKGTLKLSNYNSFEGVLYCKPHFDQLFKMTGSLDKSFEGAPKTVRERAADQGHTSSKVSSMFAGTQDKCVACKKTVYPIEKVAVDGTSYHRPCFKCSYGGCVISPSNYVAHEHKLYCRHHHTQLFKEKGNFSQLDTSEKSKEVTENGKA from the exons ATGGCAACGTTTGCAGGGACAACCCAGAAATGTAAAGCTTGTGAAAAGACAGTATACTTGGTGGATCAGCTCAGAGCAGACAATAAGGTCTACCACAAGGCATGCTTCAGATGCTTCCATTGCAAGGGCACTCTCAAG CTCAGCAATTACAACTCCTTCGAAGGAGTTTTATATTGCAAACCGCACTTTGATCAACTTTTCAAAATGACTGGTAGCTTGGATAAGAGTTTTGAAG GGGCTCCAAAGACAGTGAGGGAAAGAGCTGCAGATCAG GGACACACAAGCAGCAAAGTTTCAAGCATGTTTGCGGGAACTCAAGATAAATGTGTTGCTTGCAAGAAAACAGTTTACCCCATTGAAAAG GTAGCGGTTGATGGAACATCATACCACAGGCCTTGCTTCAAGTGCAGTTACGGGGGCTGTGTGATCAGTCCATCAAATTATGTAGCACACGAGCATAAGCTGTATTGCAGGCACCACCACACTCAGCTGTTTAAGGAAAAGGGAAACTTCAGCCAGTTGGATACGAGCGAGAAATCCAAGGAGGTGACTGAGAATGGCAAGGCCTGA
- the LOC116011057 gene encoding pentatricopeptide repeat-containing protein At5g66520-like, with the protein MRGLSRTRALLFPKPSNFSSSTSIPAIPILDNANSNFHPTVKSLSQLLIQRPPISQLKQIHAQILTLSLSSHPSLTNSLIHCYHFAHDLSSAKLLFNKYPLPTPPILIWNLMIQAYSKLQNSPEPINIFRKMLALDHPFRVIPDKYTFTFLITSCAHQMSLVHGVIAHGLVMKIGYATNLYVANSLVNMYGIFKRTDDACMVFDEMPERDVFSWTSLVCGYAKNGEMCQALEAFGKMPVRNDVSWAVMVSGFVGSGRYMEALRCFREMLSGSENKVKPNEAVLVCALSACAHLGALEQGNWIHTYIDKSGIPYTSNVFTALVDMYAKCGRIDCAELVFDKITRPDVHNFTSMISGLSIHGLGKDAFAVFNRMLDEKISPNEVTILGVLNGCSHSGLVEEGSSVFYNMERSWGIEPKIEHYGCYVDLLGRAGYLEKAFEVVQSMPLEPDIILWRALLSACRIHRNADLGESIINYIKGLGSCGSSGGEVLLSNLYASLGRWEKVIELRKAMGERKTQPDIGCSWIEVNGVVHEFRVAEKLHPQILQIQEKLKEVLNKAREAGYVANTMHVSFDLIEEEKEHAVAWHSEKLAVAYGLLSTMSGTTIRIVKNLRTCEDCHSALKAISKVYKREIIVRDRSRFHTFRGGNCLCNDYW; encoded by the coding sequence ATGCGGGGACTATCAAGAACCAGAGCCCTACTTTTCCCTAAACCTTCCAACTTTTCTTCATCTACTTCGATTCCCGCCATTCCCATTCTTGATAATGCAAACTCAAATTTCCATCCAACTGTAAAATCACTCTCTCAGCTGCTAATCCAACGCCCACCCATATCTCAGCTCAAGCAAATTCATGCCCAAATTCTCACTTTATCACTCTCTTCACACCCTTCTTTAACCAACTCTCTTATCCACTGCTATCACTTCGCCCACGACCTTTCCTCTGCTAAACTTTTGTTCAACAAATACCCTTTGCCCACACCGCCAATCTTGATATGGAATCTCATGATCCAAGCATACTCTAAGCTTCAGAATTCTCCTGAACCCATCAATATTTTTCGCAAAATGCTAGCTTTAGACCACCCCTTTCGGGTTATTCCTGATAAGTACACATTCACTTTCCTCATCACATCATGTGCCCACCAAATGTCGTTGGTGCATGGCGTAATTGCACATGGGCTAGTGATGAAAATTGGGTATGCGACGAATTTGTATGTGGCCAATTCGTTGGTTAATATGTATGGCATTTTCAAGAGAACAGATGACGCTTGCatggtgtttgatgaaatgcctgaGAGAGATGTGTTCTCATGGACTAGTTTAGTATGTGGGTACGCAAAGAATGGAGAGATGTGCCAAGCACTTGAAGCCTTTGGTAAAATGCCAGTGCGCAATGATGTTTCTTGGGCTGTAATGGTTTCTGGTTTTGTTGGAAGTGGGAGGTACATGGAAGCTCTAAGATGTTTTCGTGAAATGTTGTCTGGCAGTGAGAATAAGGTAAAGCCTAATGAGGCTGTTCTTGTTTGTGCTCTCTCTGCTTGTGCTCATCTAGGAGCCTTGGAACAGGGTAATTGGATTCACACTTATATTGACAAAAGTGGAATTCCATATACTTCAAATGTATTCACTGCTCTTGTTGATATGTATGCAAAATGTGGGAGAATAGATTGTGCAGAATtagtatttgataaaataacaAGACCAGATGTTCACAACTTTACGAGTATGATATCTGGGCTGTCTATTCATGGACTTGGTAAAGATGCCTTCGCTGTGTTTAATCGGATGTTAGATGAAAAAATCAGTCCAAACGAAGTGACAATTTTAGGAGTTCTAAATGGTTGTAGCCATTCAGGTCTTGTGGAAGAGGGTTCCTCAGTCTTCTATAATATGGAGAGGTCATGGGGGATTGAACCCAAGATTGAGCACTATGGCTGTTATGTTGATTTACTTGGCCGTGCTGGTTACTTGGAGAAGGCATTTGAAGTAGTCCAAAGCATGCCACTGGAACCCGATATTATTTTATGGAGGGCTTTGCTCAGTGCATGTAGAATTCATCGTAATGCTGATCTTGGAGAGAGcattataaactatattaaGGGCCTTGGATCTTGTGGATCTAGTGGAGGTGAGGTACTTCTTTCTAATTTGTATGCTTCTCTAGGGAGATGGGAGAAAGTTATTGAACTGAGGAAGGCAATGGGTGAGAGGAAAACTCAACCTGATATTGGTTGTAGCTGGATTGAGGTGAATGGTGTTGTTCATGAGTTTCGTGTTGCTGAAAAGTTGCACCCACAGATTTTACAAATTCaggaaaaattaaaagaagtaTTGAACAAGGCTCGTGAAGCAGGTTATGTTGCTAATACCATGCATGTGTCATTTGATCTTATTGAAGAGGAGAAGGAGCATGCCGTGGCATGGCATAGTGAGAAGCTAGCTGTTGCTTATGGACTGCTAAGTACTATGTCTGGGACTACTATCCGCATTGTTAAAAATTTGAGAACTTGTGAGGATTGTCATTCTGCTCTGAAGGCCATTtcaaaagtttataaaagagaAATTATTGTGAGAGATCGCTCTCGTTTCCACACTTTcagaggaggaaattgtttatGCAATGACTATTGGTAG